The region ATTGCTTTGCGGACATAACAGTCCATCTTGTAGGCATGATACGGTGTAATGTGGATAGTGATTCAGTGATTCCAATCCTAGATAACAAATTAAGAAACGTTATGCAGCTATCTAGAGCTTATGAGATCTGAATTTAAGTCTTTTGTTCCAAAAGCAAGAAGCAGCGAAGAATTCGTTAATGTTGTTGCGCCATTTGATGGTGCTGTCATTGGTAAAATTGAAGTCGCTAATCAAGTAACAGTCGAGACTGCGCTAGAGACCGCGCATGAGTTGTTTCAAGATCATTCACGCAAGCTGACTACATGGGAGCGTGTTGCTATATTGGAGAAAACCATAGAGCTACTAGAAAAGCATAGAGATCAATTTGCCCTGGAATCAGCTCGTGAAGGAGGGAAACCTTTGGTTGATTCAAAAGTAGAAGTAGCGCGTGCTTTAGATGGTATTAACTTGTATTGAATTTCTTCGGACTCAAGCGGGTGAGGAAATTCCTATGGGGCTCAATCCTGCCTCTGCTAAGCGGCTGGCTTTTACTTCACATGAGCCTATTGGTCTGGTTTTAGCATACAGCGCTTTCAATCATCCACTGAACCTGATCATTCATCAGATCGTTCCCGCTATAGCAGTGGGATGCCCAATTATTATCAAACCAGCGTTAGATACCCCGCTTACGTGTTTTCGATTGGTGGAGTTATTTCATGAAGCGGGCTTGCCTCCTGAATACTGCCAAGCTATAACACTCAAAGATCTTGATCTTGCAACCAAGCTTGTAAGTGACCAAAGAATAGCGTTTTTTTCTTTCATTGGTAGTCCTGCTGTGGGGTGGATGTTGCGATCAAAGTTAGCTCCTGGAGCTAGGTGCGCTCTCGAGCATGGTGGTGCGGCTCCGGTAATCTTTACTGAAGATGCTGATATT is a window of Verrucomicrobiota bacterium DNA encoding:
- a CDS encoding aldehyde dehydrogenase family protein; amino-acid sequence: MRSEFKSFVPKARSSEEFVNVVAPFDGAVIGKIEVANQVTVETALETAHELFQDHSRKLTTWERVAILEKTIELLEKHRDQFALESAREGGKPLVDSKVEVARALDGINLY